Proteins encoded by one window of Candidatus Methylomirabilota bacterium:
- a CDS encoding transglutaminase-like domain-containing protein: protein MSRALVLLAIWVVTTGFTGRVEVIESRNGVIAPGLPFRFEPFEAPRLAELRDREGLDAVVAGAASEWEAILRLKDWVAAQFPIGWPDPYPPWDALTILDWIRSGITGGFCGQYSMVLLQSLASFGVPARYIEVGTQENPLAHFLVEAWSNDYNKWVLLDADYNLHFERAGIPLSALEVHDALVLGNTGTPTMVLGAVQEGHPDPYSIDYVALFYHLRWHLKADHLTHPENPFDRWEDMVEWEDPYTERWPAPLTRRTTAQAATAYARLNQVRITPARIADDLLALEVQTNVFDFGGYEVAWTDPPLGWEIQLGPFWWKLQPGVNVIWVRATNTRGVTGPPALLKVRYQPGG from the coding sequence GTGAGCCGCGCGCTCGTCCTCCTGGCCATCTGGGTCGTCACCACCGGGTTCACGGGGCGGGTCGAGGTCATCGAGAGCCGGAACGGCGTCATCGCCCCCGGGCTCCCGTTCCGCTTCGAGCCGTTCGAGGCCCCGCGCCTCGCCGAGCTGCGGGACCGGGAGGGTCTGGACGCCGTCGTGGCGGGCGCGGCCTCGGAATGGGAGGCCATCCTGCGCCTCAAGGACTGGGTGGCGGCGCAGTTTCCGATCGGCTGGCCGGACCCCTATCCGCCGTGGGACGCGCTGACGATCCTCGACTGGATCCGGAGCGGCATCACGGGGGGGTTCTGTGGCCAGTACTCGATGGTGCTCCTCCAGTCGCTGGCCTCCTTCGGGGTGCCGGCTCGCTACATCGAGGTCGGCACTCAGGAAAATCCCCTGGCGCACTTTCTGGTCGAGGCCTGGTCGAACGACTACAACAAGTGGGTCCTGCTCGACGCCGACTACAACCTCCACTTCGAGCGTGCCGGGATCCCGCTCAGCGCGCTCGAGGTGCACGACGCCCTGGTCCTGGGGAACACGGGCACGCCGACGATGGTGCTGGGTGCGGTACAGGAGGGTCATCCGGACCCGTACTCGATCGACTACGTCGCGCTCTTTTACCACCTCCGGTGGCACCTCAAGGCCGACCACCTGACACATCCGGAGAACCCCTTCGACCGCTGGGAGGACATGGTCGAGTGGGAGGATCCCTACACCGAGCGGTGGCCGGCGCCGCTGACCCGAAGGACCACCGCTCAGGCCGCCACGGCGTACGCGCGCCTCAACCAGGTCCGGATCACCCCCGCGCGGATCGCCGACGACCTCCTCGCGCTGGAGGTCCAGACCAACGTCTTCGACTTCGGGGGGTACGAGGTCGCGTGGACCGATCCTCCCCTCGGCTGGGAGATCCAGCTGGGCCCGTTCTGGTGGAAGCTCCAGCCCGGCGTGAACGTGATCTGGGTCCGGGCGACGAACACCCGGGGCGTGACGGGGCCGCCGGCATTGCTGAAGGTGCGCTATCAACCGGGGGGCTGA
- a CDS encoding alginate lyase family protein — protein MKLTLDAARRVYRRARALPSTELFRRVGGRVDRLARRKLRKYRALLRPRTFTEPEFRALFGWTGADHALAESLLRAAGERFFFGWEDRGALLGRLAARSPESAERTRRAAEALLLHRFDLLGSGPTDLGPEIDWHRDFKSGRAWPRRHYTEIVPVDLTDASDVKVPRELSRGHHLLRLGQAAWWAFEEGDPVRGARYVEEVRAQLAHWVRENPVEWGVNWECPMDVAIRAVNWTLALGLVGRAPGVPPVSWLPVLGSLFWHGRFLRENLEWNPVQRNNHYLADLVGLLYLGVLFHDTAEGRAWAELALGELRAELPLQVFADGVSQESATGYHRLVTELYLSATALALLNAARLGLGLPGGPRPPRGRAPVSAVLGPDNAEILGNMLEFVRYYTRPDGTAPALGDGDDGALHPLGPANPRDHREVLAVGAGLLERDDLGPLGGEPHEAAVWLLFRWGYGAEPVPGEAVPPAEPGSRAFPVGGVYIMRGRGAGALVSLGVVGLGGYGGHRHNDTLSFEWWAGGRRILVDPGTYTYSADPRWRNWFRSSAAHNTVTVDGEEINVLDPEALFALGRDADPRALAWEDTEAMSRLDAEHVGYRRLPAPVTHRRRLELDKRTGTVSVRDRLTGPGRHHVAWSFHFDVGLAVRAEADGTVRVAGPEGLTAWLVPEPGHGLEVELRSGWVSPRYGVKEPAPVAIYTAADAPLPLERRFQLAAGTRGPSESGR, from the coding sequence GTGAAGCTCACGCTCGACGCCGCTCGGCGGGTCTACCGCCGAGCGCGCGCCCTGCCATCCACGGAGCTCTTCCGCCGGGTCGGGGGCCGCGTGGACCGCCTGGCCCGGCGCAAGCTGCGGAAGTACCGGGCGCTGCTGCGGCCCCGCACGTTCACCGAGCCGGAGTTCCGGGCGCTCTTCGGCTGGACCGGCGCCGACCACGCCCTGGCCGAGTCCCTCCTGCGCGCCGCCGGGGAGCGCTTCTTCTTCGGCTGGGAGGACCGCGGCGCCCTCCTCGGGCGCCTGGCGGCGCGGTCGCCGGAAAGCGCGGAGCGGACCCGCCGCGCGGCCGAGGCCCTCCTCCTCCACCGGTTCGACCTCCTGGGCTCGGGACCGACGGATCTCGGCCCCGAGATCGACTGGCATCGCGACTTCAAGTCGGGCCGGGCCTGGCCGCGGCGGCATTACACGGAGATCGTCCCGGTGGACCTCACCGACGCCTCGGACGTGAAGGTGCCCCGCGAGCTGAGCCGCGGCCACCATCTCCTGCGCCTGGGGCAGGCGGCCTGGTGGGCGTTCGAGGAGGGCGATCCCGTGCGCGGCGCGCGCTACGTCGAGGAGGTCCGGGCCCAGCTCGCGCACTGGGTCCGGGAGAACCCGGTCGAGTGGGGCGTGAACTGGGAGTGCCCGATGGACGTGGCCATCCGGGCCGTGAACTGGACGCTGGCGCTCGGTCTCGTCGGCCGCGCCCCCGGCGTCCCGCCGGTGAGCTGGCTCCCGGTCCTCGGGAGCCTCTTCTGGCACGGGCGCTTCCTTCGCGAGAACCTCGAGTGGAACCCCGTCCAGCGCAACAACCATTACCTCGCCGACCTGGTCGGGCTGCTCTACCTCGGCGTCCTCTTTCATGACACGGCGGAGGGGCGGGCGTGGGCCGAGCTGGCCCTCGGCGAGCTGCGGGCCGAGCTTCCGCTCCAGGTCTTCGCGGACGGCGTGAGCCAGGAGAGCGCCACCGGCTATCACCGCCTGGTCACCGAGCTCTATCTCTCGGCCACCGCGCTGGCCCTCCTCAACGCCGCCCGGCTCGGGCTCGGCCTTCCGGGAGGCCCGCGCCCCCCGCGCGGGCGGGCCCCCGTCTCGGCGGTCCTGGGGCCCGACAACGCCGAGATCCTTGGGAACATGCTGGAATTCGTGCGATATTACACGCGTCCGGACGGCACGGCCCCTGCTCTCGGGGACGGGGACGACGGCGCCCTTCACCCGCTGGGCCCCGCCAATCCCCGGGACCACCGAGAGGTGCTCGCCGTGGGGGCTGGTCTCCTCGAGCGGGACGACCTCGGACCCCTCGGGGGGGAGCCTCACGAGGCGGCCGTCTGGCTCCTCTTCCGCTGGGGCTACGGGGCGGAGCCCGTCCCGGGAGAGGCGGTCCCGCCGGCGGAGCCGGGGTCGCGGGCCTTTCCGGTCGGCGGGGTGTACATCATGCGCGGCCGAGGGGCCGGGGCCCTCGTGAGCCTCGGGGTCGTGGGCCTCGGCGGGTACGGGGGCCACCGGCACAACGACACCCTGAGCTTCGAGTGGTGGGCGGGGGGACGGCGCATCCTGGTGGACCCGGGGACCTACACGTACTCGGCCGACCCGCGGTGGCGGAACTGGTTCCGGTCCTCGGCGGCCCACAACACGGTGACCGTGGATGGCGAGGAGATCAATGTGCTCGATCCGGAGGCGCTGTTCGCGCTGGGCCGGGACGCCGACCCGCGCGCGCTCGCCTGGGAGGACACCGAGGCCATGAGCCGTCTCGACGCCGAGCACGTCGGCTACCGCCGCCTGCCCGCCCCGGTCACGCACCGCCGGCGGCTCGAGCTCGACAAGCGCACCGGCACGGTGTCCGTGCGGGACCGCCTCACGGGGCCCGGGCGCCACCACGTCGCCTGGTCCTTCCACTTCGACGTCGGGCTCGCGGTGCGGGCCGAGGCGGACGGCACGGTGCGCGTCGCCGGCCCCGAGGGGCTGACCGCGTGGCTCGTGCCGGAGCCCGGCCACGGCCTCGAGGTCGAGCTGCGCTCCGGCTGGGTGTCGCCGCGCTACGGGGTGAAGGAGCCGGCGCCGGTGGCGATCTACACGGCCGCCGACGCCCCGCTTCCGCTCGAGCGGCGCTTCCAGCTCGCCGCGGGCACGCGAGGGCCCTCGGAGAGCGGACGGTGA
- a CDS encoding glycosyltransferase family 39 protein — protein MPPPKRAWDPRQATSLLPLLGLAAILTLGLYLRLELAGEYRDLELDPDVVMFRQIAHEMRGPLDSRHIGPPYIWLIKGVTWVWGNAPDVVRRLSVGASILVVGITYVLGAALYGRGVGLVAAGLLAVNRELVFQSVRGLREEVSTALLLGLLVTLFAVPRAKGVSRWVTAGLLGGGLALIRFTGVLPAVALLADRALVDITAERRGWRATVARAAAGGLVGLGLVTPYLAYSAREFGDPFYSVNVHAKSHRNMEFAGRPGFPSREAIVQNVFTGSDVTAFEYVFGLHTPREVARRYGDGALWVWRFWSSRLGSLVTVAAALGLVRLALGRGHVLLVAVATATFPFLFGLTVMPDEGRFIIPTFPLLALSAAWVLVRSASRAREWLGARLVRLGAASPGRTVAAAIPGVALAVVLGLYGYQELWPPEDAYNEAIRRLAVHVKERAPGLSSERPYRIAVCSKIVSSDYFFPGNFALIENAREADFVLAARGACSGRIPGPVVVRVRRLGVSLVRVKEVSGRP, from the coding sequence ATGCCTCCTCCCAAGCGGGCGTGGGACCCGCGTCAGGCGACATCGCTCCTGCCGCTGCTCGGCCTGGCAGCGATCCTGACGCTCGGTCTCTACCTTCGGCTCGAGCTGGCCGGCGAGTACCGCGACCTCGAGCTCGATCCAGACGTCGTCATGTTCCGCCAGATCGCCCACGAGATGCGCGGGCCGTTGGATTCTCGCCATATCGGGCCGCCGTACATCTGGCTGATCAAGGGCGTGACCTGGGTCTGGGGGAACGCTCCGGACGTGGTTCGCCGGTTGTCGGTCGGCGCGTCCATTCTGGTGGTAGGGATCACATACGTGCTGGGGGCCGCCCTCTATGGCCGGGGCGTCGGGCTGGTGGCGGCCGGACTCCTGGCGGTGAACCGGGAGCTCGTGTTCCAGAGCGTCCGCGGCTTGCGGGAAGAGGTCTCGACGGCCTTGCTGCTGGGGCTCCTGGTGACCCTCTTTGCGGTCCCCCGCGCCAAGGGCGTCTCGCGCTGGGTGACGGCCGGGCTCCTCGGCGGCGGGTTGGCCCTCATTCGCTTCACGGGGGTCCTGCCCGCCGTGGCCCTACTGGCCGATCGGGCACTGGTCGACATCACGGCGGAGCGTCGGGGATGGCGAGCGACGGTGGCCAGGGCCGCGGCCGGGGGGCTGGTCGGGCTGGGGCTGGTCACCCCCTACCTCGCCTACAGCGCCCGGGAATTCGGCGACCCGTTCTACAGTGTCAACGTTCATGCGAAAAGCCATCGAAACATGGAGTTCGCCGGCCGGCCGGGATTCCCGTCGAGGGAGGCCATCGTCCAGAACGTGTTCACCGGGTCGGACGTAACGGCCTTCGAGTACGTGTTTGGTCTCCACACGCCGCGCGAGGTGGCGAGGCGGTATGGCGATGGCGCGCTGTGGGTCTGGCGATTCTGGTCGTCGCGCCTCGGGTCGCTCGTCACCGTCGCCGCCGCGCTCGGGCTTGTCCGGCTCGCGCTGGGTCGGGGGCATGTCCTCTTGGTGGCGGTGGCCACGGCCACCTTCCCGTTTCTGTTCGGCCTCACCGTCATGCCGGACGAGGGTCGATTCATCATTCCCACCTTTCCGCTTCTGGCGCTCTCGGCCGCCTGGGTGCTGGTGCGATCGGCGAGTCGGGCGCGCGAGTGGCTCGGTGCCCGGCTGGTCCGGCTGGGCGCCGCGTCCCCGGGCCGGACGGTGGCGGCGGCGATACCCGGTGTCGCCCTGGCCGTGGTCCTGGGTCTCTATGGCTACCAGGAGCTCTGGCCTCCGGAGGACGCCTACAACGAAGCGATCAGGCGCCTCGCGGTCCATGTGAAGGAGCGAGCCCCCGGTCTCTCGTCCGAGAGGCCCTACCGGATCGCCGTATGCTCGAAGATCGTGTCCTCGGATTACTTCTTTCCGGGGAACTTCGCGCTGATCGAAAATGCACGCGAGGCGGACTTCGTTCTGGCGGCGCGGGGAGCGTGCTCCGGACGCATCCCCGGCCCGGTGGTAGTCAGAGTTCGGCGGCTCGGCGTGTCGCTAGTGAGGGTGAAAGAGGTTTCCGGCAGACCGTGA
- a CDS encoding glycosyltransferase: protein MISCKRSNGGSALSLTSSDLMDRTVRVARDSTVPHFARLVIEAGALAKPVVASGLGGPAELVKDGATGLLVPPVDAGALAEAVLALIREPARTRAMGEAGYTHAGLSRHRGTAAPPRTRPDRPGEAWRDALFWPGGPRNTLEVREPGRGPARRAFEGRGLPDRGAAPLACLWRRCDRPISRGPRAPTPPGCLLPSGRGTRVRRHRSCRCSAWQRS from the coding sequence ATGATCTCATGCAAGAGGTCGAACGGCGGGTCCGCGTTATCCTTGACCTCTAGCGACCTGATGGACCGGACCGTCCGAGTCGCCCGTGACTCGACCGTCCCTCACTTTGCCCGCCTGGTGATCGAGGCCGGCGCGCTGGCCAAGCCCGTGGTCGCCTCCGGGCTCGGCGGGCCGGCCGAGCTGGTGAAGGACGGGGCGACCGGGCTCCTGGTGCCCCCGGTGGACGCCGGCGCGCTCGCCGAGGCCGTCCTCGCGCTGATCCGCGAGCCGGCGCGGACCCGAGCGATGGGCGAGGCCGGTTACACCCACGCTGGCCTCTCGCGGCATCGGGGCACGGCTGCCCCCCCCCGGACCCGTCCGGACCGCCCTGGTGAGGCGTGGCGTGATGCGCTATTCTGGCCGGGCGGCCCGCGGAACACGCTCGAGGTTCGGGAGCCCGGGCGCGGTCCCGCGAGAAGAGCGTTTGAAGGACGAGGTCTCCCTGATCGTGGAGCGGCGCCCCTAGCGTGCCTCTGGCGGCGATGCGATCGACCGATCTCTCGGGGTCCCCGGGCTCCGACGCCCCCTGGATGCCTCCTCCCAAGCGGGCGTGGGACCCGCGTCAGGCGACATCGCTCCTGCCGCTGCTCGGCCTGGCAGCGATCCTGA
- a CDS encoding type II toxin-antitoxin system PemK/MazF family toxin gives MQIKRGFLYVVDFNPRVKTKPGKLRPALVLQSDFVNEAGYPSTVVVPTTSRLVEDPGILRLRIPTGHGGLARESDLLLGQMIAVANESFRHEIGLLQHDLMQEVERRVRVILDL, from the coding sequence GTGCAGATCAAGCGAGGCTTCCTCTACGTCGTGGACTTCAATCCACGGGTGAAGACAAAGCCAGGCAAGCTCAGGCCGGCGCTCGTCCTCCAGTCCGATTTCGTCAACGAGGCTGGCTACCCGTCCACCGTTGTCGTCCCAACAACCAGCCGCCTCGTGGAAGACCCCGGCATCCTGAGGCTGCGGATTCCGACCGGCCACGGCGGATTGGCGCGGGAAAGCGATCTGCTCCTCGGTCAGATGATTGCGGTGGCGAACGAGTCATTCCGTCACGAGATTGGTCTGCTCCAACATGATCTCATGCAAGAGGTCGAACGGCGGGTCCGCGTTATCCTTGACCTCTAG
- a CDS encoding glycosyltransferase family 4 protein: YDAAQLMPSPAVRVIHNFVDFAHFDRALSGDPVRRELGIAKDAPLVGMVGGLRDVKGTPVFLAAAARVRQSAPTARFLVVGVAPEDRPALDAAARAEGLGADTLCATGVREDIPAVLAALDVLVFPSTVPHFARPVIEAGAMAKPVIASELGGPAELVKDGATGLLVPPRDPAALAEGVLALIREPARARAMGEAGYAHAREHFDARTQVARTVAVYRELVPG; this comes from the coding sequence CTACGACGCCGCTCAGCTCATGCCGTCGCCCGCGGTCCGGGTCATCCACAACTTCGTGGACTTCGCCCACTTCGACCGCGCGCTCTCCGGCGACCCGGTCCGGCGCGAGCTCGGAATCGCCAAGGACGCGCCGCTGGTCGGGATGGTCGGGGGCCTGCGCGACGTGAAAGGAACACCCGTGTTCCTGGCTGCCGCGGCGCGGGTGCGGCAGTCGGCGCCCACGGCCCGGTTCCTGGTGGTGGGGGTCGCGCCCGAGGATCGGCCGGCGCTGGACGCGGCCGCGCGCGCGGAGGGGCTCGGGGCCGACACGCTCTGCGCCACCGGGGTCCGTGAGGACATCCCGGCGGTCCTGGCCGCGCTCGACGTGCTGGTGTTCCCCTCGACCGTCCCCCACTTCGCCCGTCCGGTGATCGAGGCCGGCGCGATGGCCAAGCCCGTGATCGCCTCCGAGCTCGGCGGGCCGGCCGAGCTGGTGAAGGACGGGGCGACCGGGCTCCTGGTGCCCCCGCGGGACCCGGCCGCGCTGGCGGAAGGGGTCCTGGCCCTGATCCGCGAGCCGGCGCGGGCCCGGGCGATGGGCGAGGCCGGCTACGCCCACGCGCGCGAGCACTTCGACGCGCGGACCCAGGTCGCCCGGACCGTGGCCGTCTACCGGGAGCTCGTGCCCGGCTGA